A single region of the Eleginops maclovinus isolate JMC-PN-2008 ecotype Puerto Natales chromosome 4, JC_Emac_rtc_rv5, whole genome shotgun sequence genome encodes:
- the LOC134863524 gene encoding lymphocyte antigen 75-like, with amino-acid sequence MMKNGFSGPFLILLLLSSTVSEKGSVVWRKYIYVQEHLNWQEAQSHCRSSSTIHHTDLATINTQSDEDSLHLKDYHAWIGLYRKQGGNFAWTNADSTSYTLPFKDEQQSQEICVTVHYSDLKYDVRSCETYYFFFCHSPHDTPYHYELVLQSKTWEEAHQYCKSKFTDLATFTSIQDIRKDVEEQVFQVWTGLHRDGETWRWSRGVSDFRNWAKDEPGNNGDCVSISSLKKEMATQNCSTRFPFVCLRDNLFLVKENKTWREALEHCRALWPHDNFNFRFELVSVQPEDHDHVTNRVKEADTEEVWVGLRFLAGHWVWVNGASMLYPDLPACPPVEQGCGVFSKNDMGKVENTDCTEKRNFLCYSSY; translated from the exons atgatgaagaatgGCTTCTCGGGAcccttcctcatcctcctcctcctcagcagtACTGTATCTGAAAAAGGATCAGTGGTgtggagaaaatacatttacgTCCAAGAACATCTCAACTGGCAAGAGGCTCAAAGCCACTGCAGGAG TTCAAGCACAATTCACCACACTGATTTGGCCACCATCAATACCCAGTCTGATGAGGACAGTTTGCACTTGAAAGATTATCATGCCTGGATCGGCCTGTACAGAAAACAAGGCGGGAATTTTGCATGGACCAATGCAGATAGCACCAGCTACACTCTTCCCTTCAAAGATGAGCAACAAAGCCAAGAAATATGTGTGACCGTCCATTACAGTGATTTAAA GTATGATGTCAGAAGTTGTGAAACCTattacttcttcttctgtcacTCTCCACACGATACACCCTACCATTACGAATTAGTACTGCAGTCGAAGACTTGGGAAGAAGCCCATCAGTACTGCAAGAGCAAGTTTACTGATCTGGCCACTTTCACATCAATCCAAGATATAAGAAAGGATGTTGAAGAACAAGTCTTTCAAGTCTGGACTGGACTCCACAGAgatg GTGAAACTTGGAGGTGGAGCAGAGGAGTGTCTGACTTCAGAAACTGGGCAAAGGATGAGCCAGGGAACAATGGTGATTGtgtctccatctcctccttaaaaaaagagatggCTACCCAAAACTGCTCTACCCGATTTCCCTTCGTCTGTCTCAGGGACAACCTGTTCCTGGTGAAGGAGAACAAGACGTGGAGGGAGGCGCTGGAGCACTGCAGAGCCCTTTGGCCCCACGACAATTTCAACTTCCGCTTTGAGTTGGTCAGCGTGCAGCCTGAAGACCATGATCACGTGACGAACAGGGTCAAAGAGGCTGACACTGAAGAG GTGTGGGTAGGCCTCCGTTTCCTTGCCGGTCATTGGGTGTGGGTGAACGGGGCGAGTATGTTGTATCCTGACCTCCCCGCCTGCCCCCCCGTTGAGCAGGGCTGTGGAGTCTTTTCCAAGAACGACATGGGCAAAGTGGAGAACACAGACTGCACTGAGAAAAGGAACTTCCTGTGTTACAGCTCATACTGA